TGCGGCGGGTCGGCGGCAAGGAGACGATCGAACTCGCCCTCCCGCAGTCCGACACCCTGGTCGGCCGCACCGACCTGGCCCCGCTGCACGACCGCTGGGTCGACGTCGACTTCCGGATCCGGATCGGCGACGGGTCGAAGGGCATGGTGCGCTGGATCCTGCGCAGCGGCGGCACCACCCTGGTCGACGCCACCAAGGACGGCGTGGACACCTTCCTCGCCGACCGGGTCCGGCCCAAGTGGGGCATCTACCGCTCGCTCGACGACACCTCCGGCTCGCTGCAGGACTGCCACCTGCTGATCCGTTCGATGCGCGGCTACCAGCTGGTCTCCGGGGCGTCCGGGATCTACCGGGCCGAGGAGGCCCTGCTGCGGCAGGGGCGGGTCGAGACCGACACGGCCGGGACGCGCTTCGCGGCCTTCGACGGCGGCCCCGGGGCCGGCGCCGAGTGGACGGTCGACGCGGGCACGCCGGCGAGCGCCACCCTCGCCGTGCGGTACGCCAACGGCGACCCCGTCGACCGGCCGATGGACATCGCCGTCAACGGCAGCCGGGTGGTCGCCGGGCGGGCCTTCCGCCCCACCGGCGGCTGGGACAACTGGGCGACGGTCGCGATGCCGATCACGCTGCGCCCGGGCGCCAACACCGTCCGGGTCACCGCCGTCGGCGCGGCCGGGGCACCCCGGCTGGACCGGATCGCGATCGCCTGAGCCGGTGCCGGTGCCGGTGCCGGGCCTGGCGTCCGGTGTCTCACACCACCGTCACCGGGTGCACCACGACCGCGTCGAAGAGGTAGCCCTCGCGGTTGAACGGCGCCTCGGCCGGCTGGGTGCGGCCGAGCAGGTCGGTGGCGCGGGCACGCAGCCCGTACCGGCCGGGCGCGGCGGGCCGCCAGTCCACCGCCCACCGCCGCCACCCGTACCGGCTCGGCTGGTCCAGCAGCTCGGCCGGGTACCAGTCGCGGCCGCCGTCGGTGCTCACCTCGACCGCGCGGACGGCGGCCGCCCCGGACCAGGAGCGGCCGCGCAGCCGGTGGGTGCGGCCGGCGGCCAGCACCGCGCCCGGGGCCAGTTCGAAGGCGCTCTTGACGGTCTGCCGGGTGAGCGCCGGGCCGCCTCCGGCCGGCTGCCCCGGACCGAACAGCCGGTAGTACGCGGTGGTCCACGGCGACTCCAGCGGCCGGTCGGCGACCTCGACCGACCCCAGCCACTTGATCGAGGCCACCCCCACCCAACCGGGCACCACCAGCCGGGCCGGGCCCCCGTGGTCGGGCGGCAGCGGCTGCCCGTTCATCTCGTACGCGACCAGCACGTCGTCCAGCGCCTTGCCGATCGGCAGCGGGCGGCGCACCCGACCGAGGTTCCGACCGGCCGCCCGGTACTCGGGGTCGAGGCCGCCGGGCAGCACGTCCACCGCCGCCGGGCGGAGGCCGGCCCGCTCCAGCAGTTCGCCGAGCGGCACCCCGCGCCAGGCCGCCATGCCGACACCGCCCAGCCCCCAGGCGGTGCCGGGCGCGGGCGTGCCCTGCTGCTCGGACCAGTACCGGCGCCCGTTCCCGGCGCACTCCAGGACGGCGTCCAGGGTCACCGAGGGCAGGGCGCGCAGCTCGGCGAGGGAGAAGACCGCCCCCGCGCCACGCAGTCCGCTGCCGTGCACCCGCAGCCGCCAGGTCTCCGGGTCGATCCGCGGGGTGCGGGTGTGATTGCGGACGAAGAACCGCTCGTTCGGGGTGTGCAGGCCGGTGCCGGCGAGCGTGTCCCAGCGCATCTCGGCGTTGCCGCCGTGGCGCAGGAACCACTGCGGGGGCAGCGGCTTGGCGATGCCACCGCCTCCTGCCGAGGGCGTCCCGGGAGGCACGGCTCCACGGTAGTACGGCCGACCGGGTGCCGACAGCCGCCCGCCGCACCTGGCCTGACCTGCGGTGACGGAATCGATGCCGAGCTTCCGCCGGGACTTCATCCGCGCGTAGCCGTCCTTTCACACCGGCCTGGCACGATCCGGGGCATGGTCGAACCATCCGCCCCGATCACACCGATCGCCCCG
This genomic window from Streptomyces sp. TLI_235 contains:
- a CDS encoding carbohydrate binding protein with CBM6 domain, coding for MNTPSRRLLLGAALGGAASAGLQMVARGDTPAAAPVVSSWQLRWSPSASFDGLRAFETVEDDRAGSHPSARPHITTDGDAYRWTMHTVDRDTATDRQRHEVTGMRSPAGGPFLEWRPGETWRTTYAVHIPSSLRATTTFTHIMQMKQPGNGTSPIVVQSLRRVGGKETIELALPQSDTLVGRTDLAPLHDRWVDVDFRIRIGDGSKGMVRWILRSGGTTLVDATKDGVDTFLADRVRPKWGIYRSLDDTSGSLQDCHLLIRSMRGYQLVSGASGIYRAEEALLRQGRVETDTAGTRFAAFDGGPGAGAEWTVDAGTPASATLAVRYANGDPVDRPMDIAVNGSRVVAGRAFRPTGGWDNWATVAMPITLRPGANTVRVTAVGAAGAPRLDRIAIA
- a CDS encoding molybdopterin-dependent oxidoreductase-like protein, whose protein sequence is MKSRRKLGIDSVTAGQARCGGRLSAPGRPYYRGAVPPGTPSAGGGGIAKPLPPQWFLRHGGNAEMRWDTLAGTGLHTPNERFFVRNHTRTPRIDPETWRLRVHGSGLRGAGAVFSLAELRALPSVTLDAVLECAGNGRRYWSEQQGTPAPGTAWGLGGVGMAAWRGVPLGELLERAGLRPAAVDVLPGGLDPEYRAAGRNLGRVRRPLPIGKALDDVLVAYEMNGQPLPPDHGGPARLVVPGWVGVASIKWLGSVEVADRPLESPWTTAYYRLFGPGQPAGGGPALTRQTVKSAFELAPGAVLAAGRTHRLRGRSWSGAAAVRAVEVSTDGGRDWYPAELLDQPSRYGWRRWAVDWRPAAPGRYGLRARATDLLGRTQPAEAPFNREGYLFDAVVVHPVTVV